CCGCCCTAATCACCTACGTGTTCGTCAATCTATCCATCCTCCGACTCAGGAAACTGGATCGAGAGGCTTATAGGCCCTGGAAGAGTCCCACCGTTCTAGACAAGCCCCTGACCGGCGTCATTGGGAGCATCGCTGCCCTGATAATACTGATGCTCATGGTGGTCTTTCACCCGATCGGGAGGAGCTTGGGCACGCTCTGGCTCGCTGCGGGTCTCCTTCTCTACTCCGCCTACAGGAGGACTAAGGGTCTCCCAGTGATGGGACGCCTCCACGCCGATGAAGTGAGGCCAGCCGCTTACAAGATGGAGGTGCTGGCCATAGTCCCCCCGGGCATACCGGCAGAGGTGGTAGCCAAGGTCCTGATGGAGTACTTCGATAGGAGGCACAGGCTCTTCCTCACCGACCTGGTGTCAGCAGAGGATTTGGAGGAGATGCGTCAGCTCGAAGAGCTTGCCCTCTCCCACTTGGAGGAGGCGGCCTCGATCCTCAGGAGGAGGGGTTACGAGGTGACGGTGTTCGTGGTCAAGGGGGACGAGAGCTCCTTGGCGGAGGAGGCAGAACCCTATGACTTCGTCGCCGTGTTCGGGAGGGGTAAGTTAAAAGGTAAAGCCTACAGGCTCCCGAGGACCCTCTTGGAGAGGGTGAGGGGCAGACTGGTATTCATGAGGGTCAGGTAGGATGGGATGAGGTGAGATGAGGAGGGTGGGGATGGCATGACCTTAGTGATCGTGAGTATAAGGGTGGAGAGCAAGCTCCTAGACAAGGTCACCGAGGCTCTGAAGGAGTATCCCGAGGTCGTGGACCTGTACGAGGTGACCGGCGAATTCGATGTAGTAGCTGTGGTAGAGGCCGAGAACACCGTGGAGTTCAGGAAGTTCCTGAAGGACAAGCTGCTGAAGGTGGAGGGGGTCGAGGCGACCCACTCGGTGGTAGTCCTTTACACGCATAAGAGAGGAGGGAAGGTGCTCTGACATGCCTGACTGGAGTCAGCACCTGGCCTTCAGCCTCTGGGTTATGACTGCAGGGCAGACCCTCGTAACCCCCTTCATCTTCGAGATCTCAGCCAAGATCTCATCCATCTCCTTGCTGTCCCTGGCCCAGATCTCCAGCATGATGGAGTGATCCCCAGCGGTGATCCAGGCCGACTTGACGTACTCCCTACTGGTCAGTTCTCTGGCCACCCTTATCAGATCGCCCGGCTCCACGTCCACGCCGGTAAGGGAGACTACCGTGTACCCTAAGGCAGAGGGATTGACCTTGACCGTGTACCCCCTGATTATCCCGGCCCCCTCAAGCTTCTTGATCCTCTTCCTAACCGCGACGTCGCTTATCCCCAGCTTTTTCCCTATCTCCTTCAGGGACATCCTACCGTTAGCT
This genomic stretch from Thermoproteota archaeon harbors:
- a CDS encoding Lrp/AsnC family transcriptional regulator — its product is MLTSELDVRIDAKDRQILEYLLANGRMSLKEIGKKLGISDVAVRKRIKKLEGAGIIRGYTVKVNPSALGYTVVSLTGVDVEPGDLIRVARELTSREYVKSAWITAGDHSIMLEIWARDSKEMDEILAEISKMKGVTRVCPAVITQRLKARC
- a CDS encoding Lrp/AsnC ligand binding domain-containing protein is translated as MTLVIVSIRVESKLLDKVTEALKEYPEVVDLYEVTGEFDVVAVVEAENTVEFRKFLKDKLLKVEGVEATHSVVVLYTHKRGGKVL